A part of Streptantibioticus cattleyicolor NRRL 8057 = DSM 46488 genomic DNA contains:
- a CDS encoding EamA family transporter has product MTSTTPTSSAATAAPAVLRHAPGRGTLTGVGLVLAGSVSVQFGSAFAASLFPRAGALGTVALRVTFAAVLLLAVARPRLRGHSRADWAVAGGFGLALGGMNILFYQAIDRIPLGAAVTVEVLGPLLLSVVVARRAASLVWAGLALTGVFLLGRGDFGRLGVAGVAFALGAGAMWAAYIVLNARAGARFPRLDGLAIAMTVAALVSLPLGVGASGGRLLEPGVLGLGLVIAVMSSGVPYTLELLALRRLPAAAFAVLTSLAPALAALAGYLVLGQGLSLPQCAAIAMVVMASVGAVRTGRC; this is encoded by the coding sequence ATGACATCCACCACGCCCACCTCCTCCGCGGCGACCGCCGCGCCCGCCGTCCTGCGTCACGCCCCGGGGCGTGGCACCCTCACCGGTGTCGGCCTGGTGCTGGCCGGGTCGGTCTCCGTGCAGTTCGGGTCGGCGTTCGCCGCGTCGCTGTTCCCACGGGCCGGAGCGCTCGGCACGGTCGCGTTGCGGGTGACGTTCGCCGCGGTGCTGCTGCTGGCCGTCGCCCGGCCGCGGCTGCGCGGGCACTCGCGCGCCGACTGGGCGGTGGCCGGCGGGTTCGGGCTGGCGCTCGGCGGCATGAACATCCTCTTCTACCAGGCGATCGACCGCATCCCGCTGGGGGCCGCGGTCACCGTCGAGGTGCTCGGGCCGCTGCTGCTGTCGGTCGTGGTCGCCCGACGTGCCGCCAGCCTGGTGTGGGCCGGGCTCGCGCTGACCGGGGTGTTCCTGCTGGGCCGTGGTGACTTCGGCCGCCTCGGCGTCGCCGGGGTCGCCTTCGCGCTGGGCGCCGGGGCGATGTGGGCGGCGTACATCGTGCTCAACGCCCGTGCCGGGGCCCGGTTCCCGAGGCTGGACGGCCTGGCGATCGCGATGACCGTCGCCGCGCTGGTCAGCCTGCCGCTGGGGGTCGGCGCGTCGGGCGGGCGGCTGCTGGAACCGGGGGTGCTCGGGCTGGGTCTGGTGATCGCGGTGATGAGCTCCGGGGTCCCCTACACCCTGGAACTCCTCGCCCTGCGACGGCTGCCCGCGGCCGCCTTCGCGGTGCTGACCAGCCTGGCGCCGGCCCTCGCCGCGCTCGCCGGCTACCTGGTGCTCGGTCAGGGGCTGTCGCTGCCGCAGTGCGCCGCCATCGCGATGGTGGTCATGGCGAGCGTGGGCGCGGTCCGTACCGGACGGTGCTGA
- a CDS encoding TetR/AcrR family transcriptional regulator C-terminal domain-containing protein, protein MSRAEGSGATGVDPQQLWLRPARSGRGRKPAFSREAITAAAVALADAEGLEAVTIRRVAARVGAGAMSLYSYAPDKETLLELMVDHVSGELPVTEPLTGDWRADLKAIAHHQRALMLRHPWLPATLTTRRTPGPNTLAFLERALAALRPSGLDGAAKLEVYAQLTAFVAGHVGYEIAQAAVASSPERAAAETRYLAAVAADGHHPELAEALRAPGRSLAPEATFARFLGRLVDGLDAG, encoded by the coding sequence GTGTCCCGTGCCGAGGGGTCCGGCGCCACCGGCGTCGACCCGCAACAGCTCTGGCTGCGCCCCGCGCGGTCCGGCCGGGGCCGCAAGCCCGCCTTCAGCCGCGAGGCGATCACGGCGGCGGCGGTCGCCCTGGCCGACGCGGAGGGGCTGGAGGCCGTCACGATCCGGCGGGTCGCCGCGCGGGTCGGCGCCGGCGCGATGTCGCTCTACAGCTACGCACCCGACAAGGAGACGCTGCTGGAGCTGATGGTCGACCACGTCAGCGGCGAACTGCCGGTCACCGAACCGCTCACCGGCGACTGGCGCGCCGACCTCAAGGCCATCGCCCACCACCAGCGCGCCCTGATGCTGCGTCACCCCTGGCTGCCGGCGACCCTGACCACCCGCCGCACCCCCGGCCCCAACACCCTCGCCTTCCTGGAGCGCGCGCTCGCCGCCCTGCGGCCCAGCGGTCTCGACGGCGCCGCCAAGCTGGAGGTGTACGCCCAGCTCACCGCGTTCGTCGCCGGACACGTCGGGTACGAGATCGCGCAGGCGGCCGTCGCGTCCTCCCCCGAGCGGGCCGCCGCCGAGACCCGTTACCTCGCCGCCGTCGCCGCCGACGGCCACCACCCGGAACTCGCCGAAGCCCTCCGCGCGCCCGGCCGCTCCCTCGCCCCGGAAGCCACGTTCGCCCGGTTCCTGGGCCGGCTCGTCGACGGCCTCGACGCCGGCTGA
- a CDS encoding cupin domain-containing protein: protein MSIVDISLTAAGLPDAWSSRLLGRVGAAAVKVVRMDGRALAPESHGTAEALLVLDGTLRLAVGDAELEVGPGRMCLGEAGVRHAVRPGSHGTLVVVERTPDAADGQVVSNARSGAGSPPSGWVARAAGR from the coding sequence ATGAGCATTGTCGACATATCGCTAACAGCGGCCGGGTTGCCGGACGCCTGGAGTTCACGTCTGCTCGGGCGCGTCGGCGCCGCCGCGGTGAAGGTGGTGCGGATGGACGGACGTGCCCTGGCGCCGGAGTCCCACGGCACGGCGGAAGCGCTGCTGGTGCTCGACGGGACGCTTCGACTGGCCGTAGGGGACGCCGAGTTGGAGGTGGGCCCCGGCCGGATGTGCCTGGGCGAGGCCGGGGTGCGCCATGCCGTGCGGCCCGGCAGCCACGGCACGCTGGTCGTCGTGGAGCGGACGCCGGACGCCGCCGACGGCCAGGTCGTCTCTAACGCCAGGTCCGGCGCGGGGAGTCCGCCTTCGGGGTGGGTGGCTCGGGCGGCAGGACGCTGA
- a CDS encoding LysR family transcriptional regulator, with translation MTIELRHLRAFLAIAEEGTITRAAARLHVGHPALSRTLRQLESHLGARLVDRSTHHLELTGEGRAFRERARAAVAAVETALEPGSLGGRPLRLGHTWAALGDHTVPLLRRWDETRPGIPLELLRVDDRTAGLTQGKVDAALLRGPVTTAGIRTELLLREERVVVMAADSPLAAFPRLTLADLAPHPIALNTVSGTTTMDLWPPSARPTATVEVTNTDEWLIAIAAGRAVGVSTSATPSTHARPSLIYRPLLDAPAVPVVLAWRDGLAHPAVPDLLALTRQILAA, from the coding sequence ATGACCATCGAGCTGCGGCACCTGCGGGCCTTCCTCGCCATAGCGGAGGAAGGCACCATCACCCGCGCCGCCGCCCGGCTCCATGTGGGCCACCCCGCGCTCTCCCGTACCCTGCGGCAACTGGAGAGCCACCTCGGCGCCCGCCTGGTCGACCGGTCCACCCACCATCTGGAGCTGACCGGCGAGGGCCGGGCCTTCCGCGAGCGGGCCCGGGCCGCCGTCGCCGCCGTCGAAACCGCCCTGGAACCGGGGTCGTTGGGCGGGCGTCCGCTGCGCCTCGGTCACACCTGGGCGGCGCTCGGCGACCACACCGTCCCGTTGCTGCGCCGCTGGGACGAGACGCGCCCCGGCATCCCGCTGGAGCTGCTGCGGGTGGACGACCGCACGGCGGGGCTCACCCAGGGCAAGGTCGACGCGGCGCTGCTGCGCGGCCCGGTGACCACCGCCGGGATCCGCACCGAGCTGCTGTTGCGGGAGGAACGGGTGGTCGTCATGGCGGCGGACAGTCCGCTCGCCGCCTTCCCCCGCCTCACCCTGGCCGACCTCGCCCCGCATCCGATCGCCCTCAACACCGTCTCCGGCACCACCACCATGGACCTGTGGCCGCCGTCGGCCCGCCCCACCGCGACCGTCGAGGTGACCAACACCGACGAGTGGCTCATCGCCATCGCGGCGGGCCGCGCCGTCGGCGTCTCCACGTCGGCCACCCCGAGCACCCACGCGCGGCCGTCGCTGATCTACCGCCCGCTGCTGGACGCCCCGGCTGTCCCCGTCGTCCTCGCCTGGCGCGACGGGCTGGCGCACCCCGCCGTCCCCGATCTGCTGGCCCTCACCCGCCAGATCCTCGCGGCCTGA
- a CDS encoding sensor histidine kinase — MRFGDELLRPFVAFTVIAVVAVELPTHRLIAAPLAVAAFVVLAVAAVCVRLFWNRLSPGRQIALAACYMGSASLLLPLAHTTLAPLLPYLAAAVAGTNLASRRAALLVAAGGSIVGAVTQLIVNHTVPTQDGWSWWLALTVGLPVYMGISNRDFRQALENARRATAEARRATDSEAREAALRERGRIAREIHDVLGHSLSGIALQLDMADALRGSGRDEEAGEAIRRARTLAVDSIAETRRAVHALREDTLPLPETLRLMAAGADVSFDVLGDPAPVAVETAQTVLRVAQEAVTNAVKYAPGAARTMTLAYTADGISLTVVNGPGPDGGPPEGASGTGMGLVGMRERAALVGGTLRAGPTVEDPARGGWTVKLEVPR, encoded by the coding sequence GTGCGTTTCGGTGACGAACTCCTGCGGCCGTTCGTCGCGTTCACCGTCATCGCGGTGGTCGCCGTCGAGTTGCCGACGCACCGGCTGATCGCCGCTCCGCTGGCGGTCGCCGCCTTCGTCGTGCTCGCCGTCGCCGCGGTCTGCGTGCGCCTCTTCTGGAACCGGTTGTCGCCCGGCCGGCAAATCGCGCTGGCCGCCTGCTACATGGGGTCGGCGTCGCTGCTGCTGCCGCTGGCGCACACGACGTTGGCCCCGTTGCTGCCGTACCTCGCCGCCGCCGTCGCCGGGACCAACCTGGCGTCCCGGCGGGCCGCGCTGCTGGTGGCGGCCGGCGGCTCGATCGTCGGCGCCGTGACGCAGCTGATCGTCAACCACACCGTGCCGACACAGGACGGCTGGTCGTGGTGGCTGGCGCTGACCGTGGGGCTCCCGGTGTACATGGGCATCTCCAACCGTGATTTCCGGCAGGCGTTGGAGAACGCCCGGCGAGCGACTGCCGAGGCCCGCCGCGCCACGGACTCCGAGGCGCGGGAGGCGGCGTTGCGGGAACGGGGGCGTATCGCGCGGGAGATCCACGATGTGCTCGGGCACTCCCTGTCCGGCATAGCGCTGCAACTGGACATGGCCGACGCGCTGCGCGGCAGCGGCCGTGACGAGGAGGCGGGCGAGGCGATCCGCCGGGCCCGCACGCTGGCCGTCGACAGCATCGCCGAGACCCGCCGGGCCGTTCACGCGCTGCGGGAGGACACCCTGCCGCTGCCGGAGACGCTGCGGCTGATGGCCGCCGGTGCGGACGTCTCCTTCGACGTGCTCGGTGATCCGGCGCCGGTCGCGGTGGAGACCGCGCAGACCGTGCTGCGGGTGGCTCAGGAGGCGGTGACCAACGCCGTCAAGTACGCTCCGGGGGCGGCGCGGACGATGACGCTCGCCTACACCGCGGACGGGATCTCCCTCACCGTCGTCAACGGCCCCGGCCCCGACGGCGGGCCGCCCGAGGGCGCCTCCGGCACCGGCATGGGCCTGGTCGGCATGCGGGAGCGCGCGGCCCTGGTGGGCGGCACCCTGCGGGCCGGCCCGACCGTCGAGGACCCCGCCCGGGGCGGGTGGACCGTGAAGCTGGAGGTACCCAGGTGA
- a CDS encoding response regulator, producing the protein MSSVKLVVVDDQTAVREALAVMLDLNEDVDVVATAVNGEEAVAVVAEHRPDVVLMDLNMPVMDGVEATRRIRADRPETEVVVLTTFEDDESVLAALQAGAAGYLTKEADRATIVQAVRSAALGQAVLAPEVQRRLLDLATRRPRPAAEQVAMLTAREREVLRLIGDGLRNAEIAARLFISEATVKTHINNLFAKADLSSRAEAVRYALSVLPPEPPTPKADSPRRTWR; encoded by the coding sequence GTGAGCAGCGTGAAGCTGGTGGTCGTGGACGACCAGACGGCCGTCCGGGAGGCGCTGGCCGTCATGCTCGACCTCAACGAGGACGTCGACGTGGTGGCCACCGCGGTCAACGGCGAGGAGGCGGTCGCGGTCGTCGCCGAACACCGTCCCGACGTGGTGCTGATGGATCTGAACATGCCGGTGATGGACGGTGTGGAAGCCACCCGGCGGATCCGGGCCGACCGGCCGGAGACGGAGGTGGTCGTGCTCACCACCTTCGAGGACGACGAATCCGTGCTCGCCGCCCTCCAGGCCGGTGCCGCCGGATACCTCACGAAGGAGGCCGACCGGGCCACCATCGTCCAGGCGGTGCGCAGTGCCGCCCTCGGCCAGGCCGTGCTCGCCCCCGAGGTGCAGCGTCGCCTGCTCGACCTCGCCACCCGCCGCCCGCGACCCGCCGCCGAACAGGTCGCGATGCTCACCGCGCGGGAACGGGAGGTCCTGCGGCTGATCGGCGACGGACTGCGCAACGCGGAGATCGCCGCCCGGCTGTTCATCTCCGAGGCCACCGTCAAGACCCACATCAACAACCTGTTCGCCAAGGCCGACCTCAGCTCCCGCGCCGAGGCCGTCCGCTACGCCCTCAGCGTCCTGCCGCCCGAGCCACCCACCCCGAAGGCGGACTCCCCGCGCCGGACCTGGCGTTAG